The sequence below is a genomic window from Micromonospora aurantiaca ATCC 27029.
CGTGATCCGGGCCGGTGACCGCCGTTGATGTGACGGATGTCACTGTGGCGGTGACGTCACCGGGCGCTTCCGGGATCGTTTCTAGGCGTGGCCGCAGCGGTCCCCGCCGATGCGTTCCCGTACCGCCCCGACCCCGCACGTCGTACCGCGTACCGCAACCGCACCGCCCCCGTGCCCCCTCACGAAGGCGACCGCCGTGCCCGTCCCCCCTCCCGCCGTTCCCCGTCGGCGATCAGTCCTGCCCGATGTCGCCGTCTCACTCGTCGGCACGGCCTTCCTCCTCGCCGGCGTCGCCGGCGCCCTTCCCGGCCCCGCAGCCGCCGCGCTCGCCGTCGCCGGAGGCTTCGCCCTCGCCTGCGTCCGGCTCGCCTGGCTGGCCGGAGCCGCCACACCGCCCGACGGCCCCGCGCCGCCCGACCGTCCCGCACCGACCGACCGTCCCGCGCCGAACGGCCACCGCGCGCCGACAGGCCGTCCCGTGCCGACGGGCGAAGCTCCGGACCTCGCCGTGACGCACGGCGCGACGGCACTCGGCCCGAGGACCGGGCGACGGGCTCGCCGGGCTGCGCTGTCCCGCCGGGTCGCCGCCATCCTGGACAGCGCCGTCCTGGTCGCCGGGCTCACCGTCGCGGTGCTGCCGCTGAGCGACGCCGCCCACCGGCTGCCGATCGCGCTGGCCGGGCTGTGCCTCACCGGGGCGCTGCACGTGACGGCCCTGCTGCGCCTGCCCGGCCGATCGCGGCTGTCCGGCCCGGAACTGGTGCGCCGTACCGTCGACGTGCTGGCGCTCGGCGTCAGCCTGGTCTTCGCGGGCTGGATGCTGCTGCCGGGCGGCCCGGTCCCGGCCGTGGCCGGAATGGTGGCGGCGGGCGGCGCGGTGGTGCTCGCCGTGCTCGCGGTGGCGGCCGTCGCCGAACGCCGCCGCCGGCCGGGCGCCGCGCGCTGCCACGCCGGGGCCGCCCTGACGCTCGGCGGGCTGACGCTACTGGTGGTGCTGCTGGCTTACGGCGCGCCGGACCGGGCGCTGCCGCTCGTCGCGGCGCCCCTGGTGGCCGGGGCGCTGCTCACGGCCGCAGGCGCCCGGCGTACCTCGGGCGGTGAGCGGCCGGGCCGGGACGCGGCGCCGGCTGCCTGGCCCCGCCTCACCGCGCCGGCCGGGATCGCCGCGCTGGCCGCCGGGATCCACCTGATGACGGCGGGGGAGTTCAGTACCGCCGCGATGGCCCTGGGCCTGGCCGTCATTCCGCCGATCATGGTGGGTGAGCTGCTCGCCGCCGCCGACCAGCGCCGCCGGGTGCAACGGCTCGCGGCCCGCGAGGCGTGGTTGCGGCGCCGGCTCGGACCGGACTCCCGGCCGGTGGAGCCCGTGCCACTGACCCGCGTGGATCTGGTCCGGGCGATGGCGGAACGCAGTGGCGGCGGGCTACTCGTCGTCGACCTGCACGGGGTGGGTGGCGCCGTGCCGGAGGGGCCGGTGCTCAGCGAGGCCGCGCGCCGGCTGCGGGCAAGCTCCGAGACGCACGATCTGGTGGCCCGGCTCGGCGACACCGAGTACGCCGTCCTCACCGATCTCGGGCCGGTGCTCGCGTACGCGCTCGGCCTGCGGCTGCTGGCGGCGCTGGCCGAGCCGTACCCCCGGCCCGGAGGCGTCGCCCGGCTCGGGGTGAGCGTCGGGCTGGCCGAGACCAGCGGCGGCGATCCGGAGGACGTGCTGCGCCAGGCGGACCTGGCCCGCCGCCGGGCGGTGCAGCTCGGCCGGGACCGGGTCGAGTGGTACGACGCCTACCTGGAGGAGCAGCTGGTCCGCCGCCTGGATCTGGAGCGGGAGCTGCCCGGCGCGGTGGCGCGCGGTGAGCTGGACCTGGTC
It includes:
- a CDS encoding bifunctional diguanylate cyclase/phosphodiesterase — translated: MPVPPPAVPRRRSVLPDVAVSLVGTAFLLAGVAGALPGPAAAALAVAGGFALACVRLAWLAGAATPPDGPAPPDRPAPTDRPAPNGHRAPTGRPVPTGEAPDLAVTHGATALGPRTGRRARRAALSRRVAAILDSAVLVAGLTVAVLPLSDAAHRLPIALAGLCLTGALHVTALLRLPGRSRLSGPELVRRTVDVLALGVSLVFAGWMLLPGGPVPAVAGMVAAGGAVVLAVLAVAAVAERRRRPGAARCHAGAALTLGGLTLLVVLLAYGAPDRALPLVAAPLVAGALLTAAGARRTSGGERPGRDAAPAAWPRLTAPAGIAALAAGIHLMTAGEFSTAAMALGLAVIPPIMVGELLAAADQRRRVQRLAAREAWLRRRLGPDSRPVEPVPLTRVDLVRAMAERSGGGLLVVDLHGVGGAVPEGPVLSEAARRLRASSETHDLVARLGDTEYAVLTDLGPVLAYALGLRLLAALAEPYPRPGGVARLGVSVGLAETSGGDPEDVLRQADLARRRAVQLGRDRVEWYDAYLEEQLVRRLDLERELPGAVARGELDLVYQPVVALADRMPVGTEALLRWRSPALGTVLPAELLPVAADLDLTGEIGRWVLDRACRQLAAWSEGGRELWMAVNVTPRELAAPDFVARTATALAAYDVAPERLVVEVAEPVVGLELSTVVARLAGLRSIGVRIALDDFRAEHASLAQLRRLPIDLLKVGPHLVGPGGDGQRPLIDVVANLADRLGVELVVEELESEGQVAGARRAGCRYGQGFALARPATAERVEAWFEEYPSTAR